Proteins from one Triticum aestivum cultivar Chinese Spring chromosome 7A, IWGSC CS RefSeq v2.1, whole genome shotgun sequence genomic window:
- the LOC123149776 gene encoding probable serine/threonine-protein kinase PIX13, producing MGNCASAMDGLIPWGWGAKAAAANPAGMSASKRTTSSSTTATTGKLSTVSTSTFMASTVSGASTDDCYEEGGHILESPNLKIFTFAELRGACKNFKPETVLGEGGFGKVYKGWIDVNPAKGSTAMVVAVKKLNPESVQGMEQWQSEVNFLGRISHPNLVKLLGYCMEDNELLLVYEFMAKGSLENHLFRRGAIYEPLPWSLRLKILIGAARGLAFLHSSERQIIYRDFKASNILLDSHFNPKLSDFGLAKHGPDDGESHVTTRVMGTYGYAAPEYVSTGHLYVKSDVYGFGVVLLEMLCGLRALDPSRPSEKLNLVNWAKPLLSDRRRLTQLMDSRLEGQYHARGAFRAAQLTLKCLAGEPKSRPSMKEVVEALEQIEAMKSKSKSREARRDSPSMPRGRGNSPRSDGARTNSRGR from the exons ATGGGGAACTGCGCCAGCGCCATGGACGGCCTCATCCCGTGGGGCTGGGGCGCCAAGGCCGCCGCCGCCAATCCCGCAG GGATGTCTGCGTCGAAGAGGACCAcgagctcctccaccaccgccacaACAGGGAAGCTGTCGACGGTCAGCACCAGCACATTCATGGCGTCGACGGTCAGCGGCGCCAGCACCGACGACTGCTACGAGGAGGGGGGCCACATCCTCGAGTCCCCGAACCTCAAGATCTTCACCTTCGCCGAGCTCAGGGGCGCCTGCAAGAACTTCAAGCCCGAGACGGTGCTCGGCGAGGGCGGCTTCGGGAAGGTCTACAAGGGGTGGATCGACGTGAACCCGGCCAAGGGCAGCACCGCCATGGTCGTCGCCGTCAAGAAGCTCAACCCCGAGAGCGTGCAGGGGATGGAGCAATGGCAG TCTGAAGTGAATTTCCTTGGGAGAATTTCGCACCCCAACCTCGTCAAACTGTTGGGCTACTGCATGGAGGACAACGAGCTACTACTCGTGTACGAGTTCATGGCGAAGGGGAGCTTGGAGAACCACCTCTTCAGAA GAGGGGCCATCTATGAGCCACTGCCTTGGAGCCTCCGGCTGAAGATTCTCATCGGTGCAGCCCGTGGCCTCGCCTTCCTTCATTCGTCCGAAAGGCAGATTATCTACCGGGACTTCAAGGCGTCCAATATACTACTAGATTCA CACTTCAACCCGAAGCTCTCGGATTTTGGATTGGCCAAGCATGGCCCAGATGACGGGGAGTCTCATGTGACGACACGAGTCATGGGCACGTACGGGTATGCCGCTCCGGAGTACGTTTCTACCG GCCACCTGTATGTGAAGAGTGATGTGTACGGCTTCGGCGTCGTGCTGCTCGAGATGCTCTGCGGCCTGAGGGCGCTGGACCCGAGCCGCCCCAGCGAGAAGCTCAACCTGGTGAACTGGGCGAAGCCACTCCTGTCAGACCGGAGGAGGCTGACCCAGCTGATGGACAGCCGGCTCGAGGGGCAGTACCATGCCAGAGGGGCCTTCCGCGCCGCTCAGCTCACTCTCAAGTGCCTGGCCGGCGAGCCCAAGAGCCGGCCGTCCATGAAGGAGGTCGTGGAGGCGCTCgagcagatcgaggcgatgaagagcAAGTCCAAGTCGAGGGAGGCCAGGCGAGACAGCCCGTCGATGCCGCGTGGCCGGGGGAACTCGCCGAGGAGCGACGGCGCTAGGACCAACTCTAGGGGCAGATGA